The DNA window CCTGATCCTGCATGAGGGCAATGAGGGGCGAGAGCACCAGAACAAAGCCGTCCGACAGAAGCGCCGGGATCTGGTAGCACAGGGACTTGCCGCCCCCGGTGGGCAGCACGCCGAGCACATCTTCTCCGTTGAGCACGGCCGACAGCACCTCTTCCTGCCCCGGCCGAAAGGACTCGTAGCCCCACGTCCGGCGCATGAGGTGCCGGGCGTCCGAAATGGTGGGCGCGTCGTCGTCCGTCATTCAGTCGAGAAATTAGCGTACCGGAACGTCCAATCCATGCAAGACCTTGATCCATTTTCCCTTATCTCCAGACGCCCGTGCTCCTCCCCCCTTCTCCACAGATTGACAGAGTCGTGTGGCACAAGCTGAAAACTGTGGAATCTCACCGGATTTGCGCACTCAACCTGCAAACTGCGGGCGCTCCGTGTTATGTTTTCGGGCGTCTGATGTGCCGGCGTCTCTCGTCGGCCCTCCGGAGGCGCTACACTGCCTCCCCATCAATTGGGCAACACATATAGTGAACGTACGAGGAGCACCGCGAACTCCGGTACCACTCTCAGTACCCGCGTGCGTGCTCCTTGAGTCGTCCGCATGTCCGTCTTGCTTTTCACACGACTGCCCCCCTCGATGGCTGTCCCTCGCGTTTCTGTCATTATCGTTTCGTGGAACGCCCGGTCGGTGATTGAAAAGTGCCTCCCCTCCGTCGTCGCGACCGAGTACCCCAATCTGGAGATCATTTTCGCAGACAATGCCTCGACGGACGGCTCCGCCGCCTGGATTGCCCGAGAGTATCCCTCCGTAAAGATCGTGCGTCATCCGGAAAACTGGCTCTTCTGCCGCGGCAATAACGCGGCCCTGCCGCACGCAACAGGCGAGTACGTCCTCCTCCTCAACAACGACGTGGAGGTCCCGCCCGGCTGGCTGCACCCGCTCGTCGAAACGATGCAAACCCACGACGACGTCGGGGCTGTGCAGCCGAAGCTTCTGCAGTACGACGATCGGGATCAATTCGAATACGCAGGAGCCGCGGGGGGATTCCTCGACCGGGTGGGCTATCCCTTTACTCGGGGCCGCATGTTCGACACGATGGAGACGGACCGCGGACAGTACGACGACCCGTGCGACGTTTTTTGGGCCACAGGCGCAGCACTCCTGCTCCGCCGCACAGCCCTCAATGAGGTGGGCCTCCTCGACGAACGCTTTAAGATGCACATGGAGGAGATCGATCTCTGCTGGCGATTGCAGCGCCACGGCTATCGGGTGCGGGTCCAGCCCAAGAGCACCGTGTACCACATCGGCGGCGCGTCTCTCCCCCAAGGGTCCCCCCGGAAGGCATACTACAACTTTCGCAACAGCCTGCTGTTGCTCTACAAGAATCTCCCGCCCTCCGAATGGCGCAAAACGATTCCGCTCCGTGTGGCCTGCGACCTGGCCGCGCTGGGACGGACCGTCGCCGCAGGGCGGATGGACGAAGCGACGGCCATCCTCCGAGCATACCGCGACGCGGCCCAGATGCACCGCTACTATACCGATACGCGTCCGGCGGAAACTGATTCTGTGGTCCTCCCGCCCTATCGGGGCCTCATCCCACTCGACTACTTTCTCCGAAACCGCACAACCTTCGCCTCCCTTCCGCCCCATCAGTTTCTCGGCCCCGACCGCACAGCTCCCTCCCCATCGTCCTCCCGATGATCCAGCGACTCATCGCTCCTGGCGGGGGCCCGATTTCGGCGCCATACGACGACCGCTACAGCTGCCAGAACGACGAGCATTCCCGCAATCGATAGGACGGGCGGCACTTCTCCAAAGAGAACATACGCAAAGAGAGAGGCGCCCACCGGCTCCAACAGCGCCAGCATGCCGACAATCGCCGCCGACACCTGCTGTACGGCGTAGTTAAACGAGCCGTGTCCCAGCACCTGCGGCCCAAGAGCCAACGCGACACATAGGCCGTACACACGCCAGGAGTAGCCGAAGAGCGGCGTCCCTTTCATCATAGCGGCCCCTACGGCGGTAATAGCTGCCACCGTATAAAGGGGAGTCACGTAGGCGAGCCACGACACCTGCTGTCGCACAACGCGCCCAATGAGCAGATAGACACTTACGAGTGCCGCCGCGCCGAGGGCAAGCGCGTTGCCCCAAAGGGCTCCCTGTCCGAGCGTCACACTACCGGCATCCGCCCATCCAATGGTAGCGGCCCCCAACACCGCCACAATGATCGCCGCAATTGTCGTGCGGGCCAGGCGTTCCCCAAGCACGACATATCCAAGGCCCGCAAGCATGAGCGGACTGGACGTAACGAAGACCGATGCACTCGCCACGGTCGTGTGGTATAGCGACTCAATCCAGGTAATGAAGTGCAACCCGAGGAAGACCCCACTTACGAGTATGAGGAGGCCGTCTCGCCCGGAAAGCTGTTTCATTTCCTCCACTGTTTCCTGTCGTGCCACGGCAACCGGAAGAAGCACGCCTGCCGCCGTCACGGTCCGCCACACGGCAATCATGAGGCCCGGTACATCTCCCGCGAGCCGGACGAGAATGGGAGCCAGGGTAAAACTCAGCACCCCGAGGATGAGCAAGACATAAATTCGTGCCGACCACTTCGACATAGGCATCAGCCGCTGGAAAGAGAGCGACACGCGACGTCCAATAATCACGCACAGGAACGAACTAGCGGAGCCGATCCATTGACTTCACCAGTTCAATGTCGTGATTGATGCCCCGGCGGGCGAGGAAGAAGAGCCCATAAGCCAAAATCGGAAGCGCCAGCACGGAGGCCCGGCCCCAGTCAACTCCCTGCGGCCCCGTGAATGTCAGCTCAGACGTGAGGTACAGCCCACCGTACAAAACCCCAGCGACGAGAACCGTCCCCAACTGCACCCCGACTACGACTGTGCGCTGCCGTTCTCTATCCTCGTAGAGAAAAATTGACCAGAGGGCCGTCCCCGACGTAAGGACGAGGAGACCAATCAGGGAGGGAACAAACCAGACGTGAGTAGAGGCCGCCGCACTATTCCACGGCAGGTCGAACACCCCAAAGGCCATGAGGGCAAGGGCACCAAGAAACAGATAAACAGTCTGGATACGCTGAATCATGCTGTCGGAATTCGTCGTCGAACACTGAAAAACGGTCGGAGGACGGGGCTCTCCCCAGGGGAAAGACAGAGCCCACTGCCCCTTGAAGGGAGACCCTACTTCGTAGCGGGGTACCGGACAACCGGAGGGATCGTTCTGCGCGAACTCCGCAAAAAACCGACGCTCAGAGAACAAAGCGTCCACGTACTCCCAACACGTTTCCTCGTCTACACCGACGGTCGCGCTGGGAGCACGTCCCCCGACGCGTCCTATGCTCCCACCCGACTAGCCACCCGATCTGCAAGAGCATCAGCAAACTCAGATGTGCTTGCGTCTCCGCCCACGTCGGGGGTGAGGGGTGCGCCCTCTTCATACAGGGCCAGCACGGCCTCTTCAATAGCATTCGCGGCTGCAGTCTCCTCCAGGTGACGAAGCATCATGATGGCCGACTGAATGAGCGCCGTGGGATTTGCGATGTTCTGTCCCGCAATGTCGGGCGCACTTCCGTGCACGGCCTCAAACACGGCATAGTCGTCTCCAATATTCGCCCCAGCGGTCACCCCAAGCCCTCCGACAAGACCGGCGGCAAGGTCGCTTAGAATGTCCCCAAACAGGTTTGTGCTTACGATGCAGTCGTACTCCTCCGGATGCATCACGAGATCCATGCACAGGGCATCGATGATGCGATCGTCGAAGGTGATCCCTGGGTACTCGGCGGCCACCTCGCGTCCAACGTCAAGGAACAGTCCAGAGGACTTCTTCAGGATGTTGGCCTTATGGGCAAGGGTCACGTGCTCTCGACCATGTTGCTTCGCATACTCGAAACAGAATCGAATGATGCGCTCCGAGCCCCGCTTCGTGACCCGTGCGATCGAGTCTGCGATCTCGAGCCGCTCGTCATAGTGCTCAATGCCGGAATAGAGCCCTTCCGTATTCTCCCGAAAGATGATGAGGTCTGTCTCATCAAAGGGCGTTTCGATCCCCGGAAGCGCTGCACAGGGACGCACGTTTGCGTAGAGATCAAGCCGCTGGCGGAGCTGCACATTCACGCTTGTAAACCCCTGTCCGACCGGTGTAGTGACCGGGCCCTTCAAGGCAATCCCCGTCGATTGGATCGAATCGATGATATCTGGTGGAAGGGCGGGACGTCCACGCTCAACGGCAGTCTGCCCAATGATGCGATGGCGATCCCAGCTCACGTCCACCCCTGCGGCCTCAATAACCTGCACAGTGGCTTCGGTAACCTCCGGTCCAATACCGTCTCCAGGAAGCAGTGTGATCGTGTGTGACATGGTACTCGTAACTGATTCGTCAAAACCCCGAAAGGGAGGACGCTTGGGTGTGCAATCGGCTGAGCAAGAGGTGTTCTCCTCAACCTTTTTCTCCAAGCCCCCTACACGATAAACCTACGGAGTGGAGACCAGCAAAACGACCAAAAAAACGTCAATCGGGAATCCGACAGCACTTTCTGCAGCTGCCTGCCCCTTTCTATAGCACAGCCTGTTCTAAGAACGGCTTGTGCTGTGTGTAGATGGTATTGTTTTCTCCAATCCCCCAAAATAAAAAAGCCCTGCCGGAAAGCAGGGCTTTTTTTCGGAAGCGTATTGGAAACTTAGTTTCCACTGCCGGGAGGTCCTTCTCGGTTGGAAGAGTAGTTAATGCGGAGGGCACCGGCCTTGCGAAGCTCCTGCTGCACTTCATTGACAATCTCCATCTCAGACTCCTGGTCAACCTTCAGAGAGGCGATCAGCTTCGGCTGTTGCTGAAGCTTGTTATACATGATGTTCCGGATCGCCTTGCGATTCTCGATCAGAGCATCGTCGATCTGGATGGCCGTTTCTCCCTGACTATCTCCTTGCTTTAGCGGCCCAATGTGGATCTTCGAGATCAGACGCTTCTGATCAATCTTGGTGAGGGCTTCGGCCTGAGGAAGCTGCGTGCGCACTTTGATGTCCTGCTCCCGAAGGACCGTCGATACCATGAAGAAGATCAGGAGCATAAACACAATGTCCGGCAGCGAGGCCGTCGTAAACTCCGGCTCGGTGTCTGAACTTCCACGCTGGAACTTAGCCATAGTACTGTGAACTCAATCCAAAAAGGTACGGCAAAGGGAGAGCGAGGGCACTACTCCCCGGTGTCCGGCTCAGCAATGGAGATCTGCGCTCCAAAAGCGTCCCGGATTTTGTTATCGTCCCCTGGTTCCAGGGTGTTGTAGTACTCCTGATAGTT is part of the Salinibacter sp. 10B genome and encodes:
- a CDS encoding glycosyltransferase family 2 protein, producing the protein MAVPRVSVIIVSWNARSVIEKCLPSVVATEYPNLEIIFADNASTDGSAAWIAREYPSVKIVRHPENWLFCRGNNAALPHATGEYVLLLNNDVEVPPGWLHPLVETMQTHDDVGAVQPKLLQYDDRDQFEYAGAAGGFLDRVGYPFTRGRMFDTMETDRGQYDDPCDVFWATGAALLLRRTALNEVGLLDERFKMHMEEIDLCWRLQRHGYRVRVQPKSTVYHIGGASLPQGSPRKAYYNFRNSLLLLYKNLPPSEWRKTIPLRVACDLAALGRTVAAGRMDEATAILRAYRDAAQMHRYYTDTRPAETDSVVLPPYRGLIPLDYFLRNRTTFASLPPHQFLGPDRTAPSPSSSR
- a CDS encoding DMT family transporter, whose translation is MSKWSARIYVLLILGVLSFTLAPILVRLAGDVPGLMIAVWRTVTAAGVLLPVAVARQETVEEMKQLSGRDGLLILVSGVFLGLHFITWIESLYHTTVASASVFVTSSPLMLAGLGYVVLGERLARTTIAAIIVAVLGAATIGWADAGSVTLGQGALWGNALALGAAALVSVYLLIGRVVRQQVSWLAYVTPLYTVAAITAVGAAMMKGTPLFGYSWRVYGLCVALALGPQVLGHGSFNYAVQQVSAAIVGMLALLEPVGASLFAYVLFGEVPPVLSIAGMLVVLAAVAVVVWRRNRAPARSDESLDHREDDGEGAVRSGPRN
- a CDS encoding DUF4293 family protein, which produces MIQRIQTVYLFLGALALMAFGVFDLPWNSAAASTHVWFVPSLIGLLVLTSGTALWSIFLYEDRERQRTVVVGVQLGTVLVAGVLYGGLYLTSELTFTGPQGVDWGRASVLALPILAYGLFFLARRGINHDIELVKSMDRLR
- a CDS encoding isocitrate/isopropylmalate family dehydrogenase, with the translated sequence MSHTITLLPGDGIGPEVTEATVQVIEAAGVDVSWDRHRIIGQTAVERGRPALPPDIIDSIQSTGIALKGPVTTPVGQGFTSVNVQLRQRLDLYANVRPCAALPGIETPFDETDLIIFRENTEGLYSGIEHYDERLEIADSIARVTKRGSERIIRFCFEYAKQHGREHVTLAHKANILKKSSGLFLDVGREVAAEYPGITFDDRIIDALCMDLVMHPEEYDCIVSTNLFGDILSDLAAGLVGGLGVTAGANIGDDYAVFEAVHGSAPDIAGQNIANPTALIQSAIMMLRHLEETAAANAIEEAVLALYEEGAPLTPDVGGDASTSEFADALADRVASRVGA
- a CDS encoding biopolymer transporter ExbD, encoding MAKFQRGSSDTEPEFTTASLPDIVFMLLIFFMVSTVLREQDIKVRTQLPQAEALTKIDQKRLISKIHIGPLKQGDSQGETAIQIDDALIENRKAIRNIMYNKLQQQPKLIASLKVDQESEMEIVNEVQQELRKAGALRINYSSNREGPPGSGN